Proteins encoded by one window of Actinocorallia herbida:
- a CDS encoding pirin family protein, whose protein sequence is MPAVTVESPLTLPRVPVPDAATDTPRPVLGVTNAPSGLEGEGFPVRRAFSGVHMRHLDPFIMMDQMGEVDYAPGEPKGTPWHPHRGFETVTYLIDGQFDHQDSAGGGGKIGPGDTQWMTAGSGLLHIEAPPESLVMSGGLFHGLQLWVNLPAKDKMIQPRYQDIKGGNIKLLTTPDGGAVLRVIAGEVDGHHGPGMTHTPITFIHATVSPGAEVTLPWNPSYNALAYVLSGRGTVGTAHRPIKDGQLAVYGKGSSITLAAAAEQEVNKPDLEVVLLGGLPIGEPVAHYGPFVMNTQAELQQAFADFQAGRLGVVPADRI, encoded by the coding sequence ATGCCCGCCGTCACCGTGGAGAGCCCGCTCACCCTGCCCCGGGTGCCCGTGCCCGACGCCGCCACCGACACCCCGCGCCCTGTGCTCGGCGTCACGAACGCGCCGAGCGGACTCGAAGGTGAGGGCTTCCCTGTACGTCGCGCCTTCTCCGGAGTCCACATGCGGCACCTCGACCCGTTCATCATGATGGACCAGATGGGTGAGGTGGACTACGCGCCGGGAGAGCCCAAGGGCACCCCGTGGCACCCCCACCGCGGGTTCGAGACGGTCACCTACCTGATCGACGGGCAGTTCGACCACCAGGACTCCGCGGGAGGCGGCGGCAAGATCGGTCCCGGGGACACCCAGTGGATGACCGCCGGCTCCGGCCTCCTGCACATCGAGGCCCCGCCGGAGTCGCTCGTCATGAGCGGCGGCCTCTTCCACGGCCTCCAGCTCTGGGTCAACCTGCCCGCCAAGGACAAGATGATCCAGCCGCGCTACCAGGACATCAAGGGCGGCAACATCAAGCTGCTCACCACGCCCGACGGCGGTGCGGTGCTCCGCGTCATCGCGGGCGAGGTGGACGGGCACCACGGCCCCGGCATGACCCACACGCCCATCACGTTCATCCACGCGACGGTGAGCCCGGGCGCCGAGGTCACGCTGCCGTGGAACCCGTCGTACAACGCGCTCGCCTACGTGCTGTCCGGCCGGGGCACCGTCGGCACCGCCCACCGTCCGATCAAGGACGGGCAGCTCGCCGTCTACGGCAAGGGCTCCAGCATCACGCTGGCGGCCGCCGCCGAGCAGGAGGTGAACAAGCCCGACCTGGAGGTGGTGCTCCTCGGTGGCCTGCCCATCGGTGAGCCGGTGGCGCACTACGGCCCGTTCGTCATGAACACGCAGGCCGAGCTCCAGCAGGCGTTCGCGGACTTCCAGGCCGGACGGCTCGGCGTGGTCCCCGCCGACCGGATCTGA